From the Ensifer adhaerens genome, the window GCTTGTCGTCGGCAAAGGCGTGCACCGAGGCATCGTTGCGATAGCTGTAGGCGCCGCGCCGCATGGTCAGCCGGCTCCGCCGGGCGTCAGCCGGTAGGCGCCGAGCAGAGAGGGCGGCCCCTCGGTCTCGACGCGTCCCTGCTCGATCAGGTCTTCGAGATGGGCAAGCACCGAGAGCGCGGCCGCTCCATGCAGCCGGACGTCGGTGGTGGCATAGATGACCTTGACCATATCGGGGATCCGGCTGTCGCCGGCGCGGATGCGTTCAACCACGGCGCGCTCGCGCATCTTGCGGTGAGCGCGCAGTCCCCGAAGGAAGGACAACGGCTCGGTTACCGGCCCGCCGTGGCCCGGCAGATAGAGATGGTCGTCGCGGGTGAGCAGCTTTTCGAGCGAGGCCATGTAATCCGCCATGGCACCATCCGGCGGCGCGACGATCGTCGTCGCCCAGGCCATGACGTGATCGGCGGAAAAGAGGATGCCGGTGCCGTCGAGCGCGAAGGCCATGTGGTTGGCCGTATGGCCGGGCGTGGTCAGCCCCGTCAGGCTCCAGCCATCGCCCTCGATGCGCCCGCCGTCCGCAAGCACGAGATCGGGGGCGAACTCCATGTCCGAACTCTCGGCGAAGGGATTGGTCTCGCCCGCATGCAAGGGGCGGGCAGAGCGGTGTGGCCCTTCGCCAACGATCAGCGCCCCGGTCGCAGCCTTCAGCCGGCGCGCAAGCGGCGAGTGGTCGCGATGGGTATGGCTGACGGCGATGTGAGTGACCTGGCGACCGGCAAGGGCGCCCATCAGCGCCTGAAAATGCGCCTCGTCGTCCGGCCCCGGATCAATCACGACAACGGAACGCTTTCCGACGATATAGCTGTTGGTACCATGGAAGGTGAAGGGACCCGGATTGTTGACGGTGATGCGCTG encodes:
- a CDS encoding MBL fold metallo-hydrolase — translated: MQGPDFDLEFKPAHGEAVTVADDVQRITVNNPGPFTFHGTNSYIVGKRSVVVIDPGPDDEAHFQALMGALAGRQVTHIAVSHTHRDHSPLARRLKAATGALIVGEGPHRSARPLHAGETNPFAESSDMEFAPDLVLADGGRIEGDGWSLTGLTTPGHTANHMAFALDGTGILFSADHVMAWATTIVAPPDGAMADYMASLEKLLTRDDHLYLPGHGGPVTEPLSFLRGLRAHRKMRERAVVERIRAGDSRIPDMVKVIYATTDVRLHGAAALSVLAHLEDLIEQGRVETEGPPSLLGAYRLTPGGAG